The proteins below are encoded in one region of Telopea speciosissima isolate NSW1024214 ecotype Mountain lineage chromosome 10, Tspe_v1, whole genome shotgun sequence:
- the LOC122641793 gene encoding regulator of MON1-CCZ1 complex-like, giving the protein MQCKSFTGYQFSSGGIIRLPRFEMAMAKAEANEKPVLLAEDVHIVTMYGRIYCLQVDRTAMLLHLYRFYRDAIVQQGSLPIYSSKIAVSVVDNVLSVHQVDAKVVILYDIFADSWAPISAPLPLLLRGFPRANSSSS; this is encoded by the exons ATGCAGTGCAAGTCTTTCACTGGATATCAG ttttcatCTGGGGGAATTATTCGCTTGCCAAGGTTTGAGATGGCAATGGCAAAAGCCGAGGCAAACGAGAAACCTGTCCTACTTGCGGAAGATGTTCATATTGTTACAAT GTATGGTAGGATATACTGTTTGCAAGTTGATAGGACTGCAATGCTACTGCACTTGTATAGGTTTTACCGGGATGCCATTGTACAACAG GGTTCTTTGCCAATTTATTCGAGCAAGATTGCAGTCAGTGTGGTTGATAATGTACTATCTGTCCATCAAGTGGATGCCAAAGTTGTTATTTTGTACGACATATTTGCAGATTCCTGGGCACCAATATCTGCTCCACTTCCTCTCCTACTGAGGGGTTTTCCAAGGGCTAATAGTTCCTCCTCTTGA